From the Neoarius graeffei isolate fNeoGra1 chromosome 1, fNeoGra1.pri, whole genome shotgun sequence genome, one window contains:
- the LOC132881920 gene encoding uncharacterized protein LOC132881920, which yields MQVRLTGDSKLTIGVNVSANGCLCLCVSPVMTWCLVQGVPRLSPVVSWDRLQLACDPVEQDKAARDNEMRWIKPNEYITLNEASPPGYSYIHQPRQTGRGGGVAVIYNDYLGVTQKPGCKFNTFEVLHTHIMYVASKNKSTQLIPLLIIYRPPGPYSEFLSEFADFISDLVISLDKALVVGDFNIHFDNPEDPLKTAFVSILDSGGINQNVIGLTHNGGHTLDLILTFRLNVDNVVILPQSEVISDHYLISFKLCLSNNICTSLRYCIKRTFTSTTAQSFINDLPELSALIGSLSAPAELDQATECLESTFRHTLDNVAPLQ from the coding sequence atgcaggttaggttaactggtgactctaaattgaccataggtgtgaatgtgagtgcgaatggttgtctgtgtctatgtgtcagccctgtgatgacctggtgccttgtccagggtgtaccccgcctttcgcccgtagttagctgggataggctccagcttgcctgcgaccctgtagaacaggataaagcggctagagataatgagatgagatggattaagccaaatgaatatataacattaaatgaagcgagtcctcctggatacagttatatacaccagcctcgtcaaactggcagaggaggaggcgttgcggttatttataatgattatctaggtgtaacacaaaaacctggttgtaaatttaatacatttgaagttcttcatactcatataatgtatgtcgcctcgaaaaataagtctacccagttaattccattgcttattatttacaggcccccggggccatattctgagtttctttctgaatttgcagattttatctcagatctggttatttccttagacaaagctttagttgtcggagattttaatattcacttcgataacccagaagaccctttaaaaacagcgtttgtgtccattttagattcaggagggattaatcagaatgtcataggactgacccataatggtggtcacaccctcgatctaatactaacattcaggttaaacgtagacaatgtagtcatacttccacagtctgaagttatctcagatcattatctcatctcattcaaactatgtctgagtaataatatatgcacctcactacgctactgtattaaacgtacattcacgtcaactactgcacagagctttataaatgatctcccagagttatcagctttgattgggtcactgtcagcccctgcagaacttgatcaggcaactgaatgcttagagtcaacattccgccataccttagataatgtagctcctctacaatag